The Pseudonocardia sp. HH130630-07 DNA window TCGGTGTCCCGGTCGGCGGGCCCGCCGCGCCGACGCCCGGGGGCCTGGTCGGGGTGGCCGCGGCCGCGCTGCGCGCCGGGCGTCCCCCGGCCCCGGTGGAGCCGCTCTACCTGCGCCGGCCGGACGCGGTCGAACCGACCGGGCGCAAGCGCGTCACCGCATGAGCACGACCGAGGTGACGATCGGCCCGCTGTACCGGGCCGACGCCGAGCGCTGCGCCGAGCTGGAGCACCTGCTGTTCCCCGGCGACGACCCGTGGAGCGCGCAGGCGTTCCGGGACGCCGTCACGACCGGGCAGCTGTACTTCTGCGCCCGGGCCGGCGGCGAGCTCGTCGGGTACGCGGGGCTGGCGGTCGTCGCCGGGCCGCCGCTGGCCGAGGCCGAGGTGCACACGATCGGCGTCGACCCGGCCTGGCAGCGGCACGGGATCGGCCGGGCGCTGCTCGGCCGGCTGCTGGACGCCGCCGACGAGCTGCGGGCCACCGTGTTCCTGGAGGTCCGGACGGACAACACCCCGGCCCGGACGCTCTACGAGGCGCACGGCTTCACCGTCGTCGGCCTGCGCAGGCGCTACTACCACCCCTCCGGCGCCGACGCGCACACGATGCGCCGCGACGCCGTCCGGTGATCTCCGGCCGGGATCAGGTCGTCGCGGACAGGTAGGACAGCAGGCGCAGCTCGTCGTCGGTCAGCTGCAGCGTCAGCATCGGCAGGAGCCCGGCCAGCTGTCCGGTGCTGCGGGCGCTCGCGATCGGTGCGGTGACGCCGGGCTGCGCGGCCAGCCAG harbors:
- the rimI gene encoding ribosomal protein S18-alanine N-acetyltransferase; protein product: MSTTEVTIGPLYRADAERCAELEHLLFPGDDPWSAQAFRDAVTTGQLYFCARAGGELVGYAGLAVVAGPPLAEAEVHTIGVDPAWQRHGIGRALLGRLLDAADELRATVFLEVRTDNTPARTLYEAHGFTVVGLRRRYYHPSGADAHTMRRDAVR